From Acidobacteriota bacterium:
GCCTCGAACACGAAGCTCTGAGCCGGCACGAAGCGGACGCGTGACATCGAGCACGGGGATACCCGCAACCACGCGAGCATGGCGCGGTGCGGCAGGCGCGGGTCGCGCGGAACTCGGCTCCCCTACCTGCAGTCCGCCGTCAAGCAGGTCCCTGGGTTCCCTACCTGGAATCGTCTGCTACCCGCAACCGGCACGACACTCTCTTGTCAGGCCTGAATCGCTGACGTTGAATCTTCCGACGTTGCCGACCGCACACTCATCGAGCGGATTCATGCACAACGGAACACGTCTACCCATCTATGCACTATCCGTGTCACTCGTTCGCTTCTCGGTGACCCTGGCCGCCATGGCGGCAGGCCTGTGCATGGCCGGTCCGGCTGCCGGCCAGACCCAGCCGCCGGAGGCGCCGCACGTCTGGTCCGTGGATTCCCGGACCGAGGCCGTGCGGGTCCATTGGTGGGCGGTGACGGGCGCGGACTCGTACGACGTCCGCTGGAAGGGCCCGGGGCAGCCGTACGACGACAACCGGATGACAGAGGGCATCGAGGCACCTGAGGGAGTCGAGCCGCACTACTTCTACGTCATTCGGGAACTGACCAACGGCACGCTGTACACCGTGCAGGTGCGCGCGTCGAACGGCGCCGGGAACAGCGGCTGGTCGAACGAGAGGACCCGCAGGCCGACGATGCCTCCCGACCCGCCGGTCCTTCGGCTGACCACGGGGGACAGGAGCATGACCGCCACCTGGGACGCCGTGCCCGACGCGTACTACTACCAGCTCGCCTGGAGCCGGGAAGGCCACGGCGAATCGGATTCCACGAACGTCTGGTCGACGTCCCATACCATCGAGAACCTGGAGCCGGGTAACTACAGGATGACCGGCTGGACGAGGAACGCCGAGGGGAATGTCAGCGAGCAGGCAAGACACGTGTACGCCAAGGTCAGGGACCACGTCGGACCGGGCACGGTCGGGCTGTGCGGCGCGCGGGTCGGCACGCCGACGCAACTGTCGCGGGATGCGGAGGTCGACGTCTGCTGGGACGCCGGGGAGGAGATTCCCACCGGCAAGGACGTGGTGATCGAGGCGCGCGAGCGGTACTTCTGGGACGACGCGCAGCCCTTCAGACCGTGGAAGCGGGTCGCGCGCGGCGATTCCTTCACGGCCTGCTCCGGCGGCGACGGTACCTGCCTGCAATACACGCGCGTGGGCTGGCGGGGGTTGGCCTTCGAGATGGAGCTTCGCATTCGCCGAGGGAATACCGTGCTGGGGACCTCCCCGGTGCTGAAGGCACATATGCCCAACAGCGACACGAACGAGTTGCGGTCTCGCCTCTCGGGGGCCGTAGACGAGGATACGGGGCGCTCGATAGACGTGGCGAAAGGGCCGTTCATCATGCAATTGGAGTTCACCGACCCGTACGTGTACCTGGCGCTGCCGGAGATCGTGCTGGACCTCGCGACGGCAGACTTCGACGTCACCAACGCCACGGTGACCGGCGTCGAGAACTGGGGTAGCTCCTCCGGCGTTTACAGGGTCAGCGTGACGCCGACGACGCTGGGCGAGCCCGTGACGATCGACCTGCCGGCGAACCGGGTGAAGGGCGTCGGCGAGGGGATCTCCTCGAGCGGCGGCAACAACTACACCCGCGACAACACCGCGTCCAACACGGTCGTGCAGGAGACCGCCGCGCCGGGTTCGAGAGGTGCCCGGTCGGGGCTCGCGCCGTTGACGGCGGCGTTCGAGGACGTACCCGCCGCGCACCGGGGCAGCAGCTCGCTCGACGTCCGCCTCCGGTTCAGCGAGGACCTGAGCACGGACTACCCGACTTGGCAGAGCAAGGCCGTCACGGTAGTGGGCGGCAGGATGTTGGCGGTGAAGCCGGTAAACGACCGCAGCGACCTGTGGAGTATCACGGTCTCGCCGGAGTCGGCCGCGCCGGTGACGCTCCGGGTAGGGTCGCGGGGCGCGTGCGACGGGGTCGGAGCGGTGTGCACGGCGGACGGCCGGGCCTTGTCGAACTCGCCGTCGGTGACGATCCAGGGTCCGGACAGCGGCCCGAGGCCGACGGGATCCGGTGCGGGAGAGGCCGCGGGGGTTGTGAACCGTGCGCCGCAGGCGATGGGGACAATACCGCCGCAGGTGCTGGGCGTGGACGACGCGGAGCTGACGCTGGACGCGGCTCGGTACTTCGCGGACGAAGACGAGGACGGGATGACGTTCGCGGCGCGCAGTGCCGACCCGGCCGTGGCGGCGGTGTCGATGGCGGGCCCGCTTCTGGTGGTGACGGCGGTCGGGCCGGGAACGGCCGCGGTGACGGTGACGGCGAGCGATGCCGCCGGCCTGAGCGCGGAGCAGGCGTTCGAGCTGCGTGTGGCGGACCGCTGGGGGCACGCCGCGACGGGGGACACGCTGGCGGCGCTGGGCCGCGGCTATCTGTCGAGCGTGCGCGCGACGCTGGGGCGCCGCGTGGAGTCGCGGGCGCCGGAGGCGGAGATGACAGTGGCGGGTCAGCGGATACCGTTGGACCGATCCACGGCCCGGGAGGTGGGCGTTTCGCTGGTGCGGCGCCTGTTTCCGCGGGCGGGCTCGCCGGGCGGACCGTCCTGGGTGGGACAAGTATCGCCGAGGCAGGCAGGGTTCGGCGGGCCGGCGCTCGGGAGCCCGGCGCCGGGAACGTCGGCCCTCGGAATGCCCGGGTCGGGACTGGCGGGGGCGGGCGCGAGACGAGGCCTGCCGGCGGGGTCTTCAAGCACGATACGTCCCGGACACCTGGCGGTCGGTTCGCCGGGCGGTCTCGGCGGGTTGGGGCTCTTCGGGGGCGGTGCGTCGCGCGTGCTGCGGCGCACGAGCGTCGCGTTGCCGCTGGGTGGCGTGTCGGCCGGGCAAGCGTCCGACGGGGCGGCCCCGGCGTCGCCGGGCCGGCGCTGGACGGTGTGGGGGCAGGGCGACGTGCAGGCGTTCCGGGGCGGCGCGGCGGGCGGTGCCGATGCCTCGGGTGCGACCTACGACGGGAATCTGCAGACAGCCTACGCGGG
This genomic window contains:
- a CDS encoding fibronectin type III domain-containing protein: MHNGTRLPIYALSVSLVRFSVTLAAMAAGLCMAGPAAGQTQPPEAPHVWSVDSRTEAVRVHWWAVTGADSYDVRWKGPGQPYDDNRMTEGIEAPEGVEPHYFYVIRELTNGTLYTVQVRASNGAGNSGWSNERTRRPTMPPDPPVLRLTTGDRSMTATWDAVPDAYYYQLAWSREGHGESDSTNVWSTSHTIENLEPGNYRMTGWTRNAEGNVSEQARHVYAKVRDHVGPGTVGLCGARVGTPTQLSRDAEVDVCWDAGEEIPTGKDVVIEARERYFWDDAQPFRPWKRVARGDSFTACSGGDGTCLQYTRVGWRGLAFEMELRIRRGNTVLGTSPVLKAHMPNSDTNELRSRLSGAVDEDTGRSIDVAKGPFIMQLEFTDPYVYLALPEIVLDLATADFDVTNATVTGVENWGSSSGVYRVSVTPTTLGEPVTIDLPANRVKGVGEGISSSGGNNYTRDNTASNTVVQETAAPGSRGARSGLAPLTAAFEDVPAAHRGSSSLDVRLRFSEDLSTDYPTWQSKAVTVVGGRMLAVKPVNDRSDLWSITVSPESAAPVTLRVGSRGACDGVGAVCTADGRALSNSPSVTIQGPDSGPRPTGSGAGEAAGVVNRAPQAMGTIPPQVLGVDDAELTLDAARYFADEDEDGMTFAARSADPAVAAVSMAGPLLVVTAVGPGTAAVTVTASDAAGLSAEQAFELRVADRWGHAATGDTLAALGRGYLSSVRATLGRRVESRAPEAEMTVAGQRIPLDRSTAREVGVSLVRRLFPRAGSPGGPSWVGQVSPRQAGFGGPALGSPAPGTSALGMPGSGLAGAGARRGLPAGSSSTIRPGHLAVGSPGGLGGLGLFGGGASRVLRRTSVALPLGGVSAGQASDGAAPASPGRRWTVWGQGDVQAFRGGAAGGADASGATYDGNLQTAYAGMDARLNEQWMAGVALARSAGSASCGSGKMKRDPAAI